From Vibrio splendidus, a single genomic window includes:
- a CDS encoding cytidylyltransferase domain-containing protein, giving the protein MLNDKKIMAFIPARGGSKRLPRKNVLPLAGKPLINWSIEAGKKSQYIDRVFVSTDDKEIADVACQLDAELPELRPAELASDTAKTEDVLLYSLEKFAPDVDVVVLLQPTSPLRTAEHIDEALELFMEQEAFSVVSVTPCEHPPLWSNTLPKDNSMGDFIRPEALSRSQDISQYYRLNGAIYIFNVKKLREYNEIRYTSETYAYVMDSDVSFDIDTEIDFDLAQFFMERSILR; this is encoded by the coding sequence ATGTTAAATGATAAGAAGATAATGGCATTTATTCCCGCTAGAGGTGGGAGTAAACGTTTACCTAGAAAAAATGTTCTTCCTTTAGCAGGTAAACCGCTAATTAATTGGAGTATAGAGGCAGGAAAAAAGAGTCAATATATAGATCGTGTATTTGTCAGTACTGATGATAAAGAGATTGCGGATGTTGCTTGTCAATTGGATGCTGAATTGCCTGAGCTGAGGCCTGCTGAACTAGCCTCTGATACTGCAAAAACAGAAGATGTTTTGCTTTATAGTTTAGAAAAATTTGCACCTGACGTTGATGTTGTGGTCTTACTTCAACCGACATCTCCTCTACGAACAGCTGAACATATTGATGAAGCTCTAGAGCTATTCATGGAACAGGAAGCATTTTCAGTTGTATCTGTTACGCCTTGTGAACATCCCCCTCTTTGGTCTAATACACTGCCTAAAGATAATTCTATGGGTGACTTTATTAGACCTGAGGCTCTATCAAGATCTCAAGACATAAGTCAATATTATCGACTCAATGGAGCTATTTACATCTTTAATGTGAAAAAGCTCCGTGAATACAATGAAATACGTTATACATCAGAGACCTATGCTTACGTGATGGATAGTGATGTTTCATTTGATATCGATACTGAAATCGATTTTGACTTGGCTCAGTTTTTTATGGAAAGGTCTATTTTGCGATAA
- a CDS encoding glycosyltransferase 52 family protein, translating to MNLFLVTSPLQYICAVEAREHLRCKNNILVLMNQNGTHGLTQQRKIVNLKDWDHVIEIERGNRSFVFPKVIKEVKKILNTKRLSHFFYAEYNAWWTKLLIRNLPIDKEIYFDDGTLTLLEYKNFILTESEFYRPRLIQDFVVRCNGSKPVGRLAQSDNLEIFTMFDLKPGKFTIHKNSLESLKSKYGHPALYDEKAPIGFIGQGAIGDKNQKTIDEYLAEILKVSHDAQREILYFPHRTEKQSVRDALIKSGKVKYHCSEYPLEIELIDKKINLSSLIGTFSTVMFSCRLLYPKMPIYSISSHYPDKAFELELKEQMLSNNIKEFIAK from the coding sequence ATGAACCTTTTCTTAGTGACATCTCCATTACAGTACATCTGTGCTGTTGAAGCTCGAGAACACTTGCGCTGCAAAAATAACATTCTAGTTCTCATGAATCAAAATGGCACTCACGGGCTAACTCAACAACGAAAAATCGTAAACCTAAAAGATTGGGATCATGTCATTGAAATCGAGCGAGGAAACAGAAGCTTTGTATTTCCTAAAGTAATTAAAGAAGTTAAAAAGATCCTTAATACAAAAAGGCTGTCTCACTTTTTTTATGCTGAGTATAACGCTTGGTGGACGAAGTTACTTATTCGGAACCTTCCCATCGACAAAGAAATCTATTTTGATGACGGTACATTAACACTTCTTGAGTACAAAAATTTCATTCTCACAGAGAGTGAATTTTATCGACCTCGTCTAATTCAAGATTTTGTCGTTCGTTGTAATGGTAGCAAGCCGGTAGGTCGCTTAGCTCAATCTGACAATCTAGAAATATTTACTATGTTTGATTTAAAACCCGGTAAGTTCACCATACATAAAAATTCTCTGGAAAGCCTAAAGAGTAAATATGGGCACCCCGCACTGTATGATGAAAAGGCTCCAATAGGCTTTATTGGTCAAGGTGCCATTGGTGACAAAAACCAAAAAACTATCGATGAATATTTAGCAGAGATATTAAAGGTTTCACATGATGCACAAAGAGAGATCCTTTACTTTCCTCATCGAACAGAAAAACAATCAGTCCGTGATGCGCTAATTAAATCGGGGAAAGTAAAGTACCATTGTAGTGAGTACCCTTTAGAAATAGAGCTTATCGACAAAAAAATAAATCTATCATCACTTATCGGGACATTCTCAACCGTGATGTTCTCATGTCGACTTCTCTACCCCAAAATGCCAATATATTCAATCTCGAGTCACTATCCTGATAAGGCTTTTGAATTGGAATTAAAGGAACAGATGTTAAGCAACAACATAAAGGAATTTATCGCAAAATAG
- a CDS encoding GNAT family N-acetyltransferase — translation MTNITITDLPSDIYYQREYSALYEGDGEHFEFQYDEDSSYVRFSALKRPIRSVAGQDIAEELYDLETPYGYGGPISNSSDTLFLQRAFSAYREHCKAQNIVCEFIRFHPFNTVGEMPSLFDMHYPERQVVIVDLEKNTEERRKSYSKTTRNIVKRAEKNLSVDTTSVQLSDFMEMYYETMKKNSASDFFYFQENYFNDLNALDGVSLLATKKESTYASVGFFMCGKELAHYHLSANNQDIAKENGNYLLLDAAFEHAKSQGCRYMMLGGGRTSSPDDSLFKFKSKFSSLTMPFYIAGLDFLPEKRQMLNQIWIDQSKDSTTPKLFQLYRA, via the coding sequence ATGACGAATATTACCATTACAGATTTGCCGTCAGACATATACTACCAGCGAGAATACTCTGCGCTATATGAAGGCGATGGTGAACATTTTGAATTTCAGTATGATGAGGATAGCTCTTATGTTCGGTTTAGTGCTTTAAAACGTCCAATCCGAAGTGTTGCTGGGCAAGATATCGCTGAAGAGTTGTATGACTTAGAAACACCTTACGGTTACGGAGGTCCAATTTCTAACTCTTCAGATACGTTATTTTTACAGCGTGCATTTAGTGCCTACAGAGAGCATTGCAAAGCTCAGAACATTGTGTGCGAGTTCATCCGTTTTCACCCTTTTAATACTGTCGGTGAAATGCCGTCGTTATTTGACATGCATTATCCTGAGCGCCAAGTCGTTATTGTTGACCTTGAAAAGAACACAGAAGAGCGCCGAAAATCATACTCAAAAACAACAAGAAACATCGTTAAGAGAGCTGAGAAAAACTTATCTGTCGATACAACATCAGTACAACTCTCTGATTTTATGGAGATGTACTACGAAACAATGAAGAAAAACTCAGCCAGTGACTTTTTTTACTTCCAAGAAAACTACTTCAATGATTTGAATGCTTTAGATGGTGTGTCTTTACTCGCCACAAAGAAAGAAAGTACATATGCTTCAGTGGGCTTTTTCATGTGCGGTAAAGAACTCGCGCACTACCACTTGTCTGCTAATAATCAGGATATCGCCAAGGAAAATGGCAATTATTTGCTACTTGATGCCGCTTTTGAGCATGCTAAAAGCCAAGGTTGTCGTTACATGATGCTAGGTGGAGGTCGAACATCTTCTCCTGACGACAGTTTGTTCAAGTTTAAGTCGAAATTCTCATCTTTAACGATGCCATTTTATATTGCAGGGTTGGATTTTTTGCCCGAAAAACGCCAGATGTTGAATCAAATATGGATTGACCAAAGTAAAGATTCTACTACTCCGAAACTATTCCAGTTATACCGAGCTTAG
- a CDS encoding nucleotidyltransferase family protein produces the protein MSHSWKKILIQPSTTLIEALKVINTEALRIAVVVDEDKKLLGVLTDGDIRRGLLENLPLTTEVVEVMNKQPIVAKLGTPCDDLIAVMESKEILSIPLVDDNGVVVGLETLQHALSHPELANPVFIMAGGFGTRLRPLTDTCPKPMLKIGDKPILETVIRSFIKAGFVNFYISTHYMPEQIQDHFGNGDEYGVSIRYVHEEQPLGTGGALGLLPDDLPKELPIIMINGDVLTKVDFNRLLEFHLENDADATMCVREYDYQIPYGVINGEGNKITSMVEKPVQRFFVNAGIYVVSPRIINSVPKNYNIDMPTLLEQHMKEREKVLMFPIHEYWLDIGRMDDFNRAQADIHALGM, from the coding sequence ATGAGCCATAGTTGGAAAAAAATTCTAATTCAGCCATCAACAACGTTGATCGAAGCTCTGAAAGTGATCAATACAGAAGCATTAAGAATTGCCGTTGTGGTTGACGAAGATAAGAAGCTACTAGGTGTGCTGACCGATGGCGATATACGAAGAGGGCTGCTTGAAAATCTTCCTTTAACAACGGAAGTAGTTGAGGTGATGAATAAACAGCCCATCGTCGCAAAGTTGGGAACGCCTTGCGATGATCTGATTGCGGTAATGGAGTCTAAAGAGATTTTATCCATACCGTTAGTTGATGATAACGGAGTCGTTGTTGGTTTAGAGACACTTCAACATGCACTTAGCCACCCCGAGCTAGCTAACCCTGTCTTTATCATGGCTGGGGGGTTTGGAACTCGTCTGCGCCCTTTAACTGATACTTGCCCTAAACCAATGCTCAAAATTGGTGATAAGCCTATTTTGGAAACAGTTATACGAAGTTTTATTAAGGCTGGTTTTGTGAACTTCTATATATCAACACACTATATGCCAGAACAAATCCAAGATCACTTTGGTAATGGCGATGAGTATGGAGTCTCTATTCGATATGTTCATGAGGAGCAGCCTTTAGGTACAGGGGGAGCTTTAGGGTTGTTGCCAGATGACCTTCCTAAAGAGTTGCCAATTATTATGATTAATGGGGATGTGTTAACCAAAGTAGACTTTAATCGTTTACTAGAGTTTCATTTAGAAAATGATGCAGACGCAACTATGTGTGTTCGAGAGTATGACTATCAAATCCCTTATGGTGTAATTAATGGAGAAGGTAATAAAATCACAAGTATGGTTGAAAAGCCCGTTCAACGATTCTTTGTTAATGCTGGTATTTACGTGGTATCTCCTCGAATTATAAACTCTGTCCCAAAAAACTATAATATTGATATGCCGACTCTGTTAGAGCAGCATATGAAAGAAAGAGAAAAAGTCCTAATGTTTCCTATTCATGAGTATTGGTTAGACATAGGACGTATGGATGACTTCAACAGAGCGCAGGCTGATATTCATGCATTGGGAATGTAG
- the waaF gene encoding lipopolysaccharide heptosyltransferase II codes for MKILIIGPSWVGDMVMSQSLYTTLKQQYPDAIIDVIAPNWCKPILERMPEINQAIDMPIGHGEFNFLGRRALGKTLRATQYDQAFICPNSAKSALIPWFANIPKRTGWKGEMRYGLLNDLRPNKKSFQYMVERYVALAHPKENMLDSSSLGGLKHLPRPALTIDKKEQLATIRKFNLDLDGGIIGLCPGAEFGPAKKWPETHYAEVATAMSKLNKQVWLFGSQKDFETCNNIKALVPEGLRHNIHVLAGQTSLIEAVDLLGACQTVVANDSGLMHVAAAVGCKVVAVYGSTSPKYTPPLAKKVEIVHTDIACRPCFKRECQFNHLKCLSELSPAQVLSSIQRLEAITVSSC; via the coding sequence ATGAAAATCCTGATAATAGGGCCCTCTTGGGTTGGTGACATGGTGATGTCTCAATCTCTATACACAACACTGAAGCAACAATATCCAGACGCGATTATAGATGTTATCGCTCCAAATTGGTGTAAACCCATTTTGGAGCGTATGCCAGAAATTAACCAAGCAATTGATATGCCTATCGGCCATGGAGAGTTCAATTTCCTTGGTCGTCGTGCTTTGGGTAAGACACTACGAGCAACTCAATACGACCAAGCTTTCATTTGTCCCAATTCAGCAAAGTCGGCGCTCATCCCTTGGTTTGCTAATATCCCAAAACGAACGGGATGGAAGGGGGAAATGCGCTATGGACTATTGAACGACCTTCGACCAAATAAAAAGTCGTTTCAATATATGGTCGAACGCTATGTCGCATTAGCACACCCTAAAGAAAATATGCTTGATTCTAGCTCACTTGGTGGACTTAAACATTTACCTCGACCAGCTTTAACCATTGACAAGAAAGAGCAACTCGCAACCATTAGAAAGTTCAACCTAGATCTAGATGGCGGTATCATCGGCCTTTGCCCTGGGGCAGAATTTGGCCCTGCAAAAAAATGGCCTGAAACGCACTACGCAGAAGTTGCAACTGCAATGAGTAAACTAAACAAACAAGTCTGGCTGTTTGGTTCACAGAAAGATTTCGAAACTTGTAATAATATTAAGGCATTGGTACCTGAAGGTCTACGCCACAATATACATGTATTAGCGGGTCAGACGAGTCTGATTGAAGCCGTTGACTTACTTGGAGCATGTCAAACTGTAGTCGCGAATGATTCTGGCTTAATGCATGTTGCTGCCGCGGTTGGTTGTAAAGTCGTAGCAGTTTATGGGTCCACATCACCCAAATACACGCCACCTTTAGCAAAGAAAGTTGAAATCGTACATACCGATATTGCCTGTCGACCTTGTTTTAAGCGTGAGTGTCAATTTAACCATCTCAAGTGCTTGAGTGAGCTATCACCAGCACAAGTACTCTCTAGTATTCAAAGACTTGAAGCGATTACGGTTAGTTCATGTTAA
- the neuC gene encoding UDP-N-acetylglucosamine 2-epimerase has product MKKICVVTGTRAEYGALRCLLRRIQLDSDLELQLISTGSHLSHEFGYTQNQIEADGFEVSKKIEILLSSDSPVGVSKAMGLAQISFAEAFDELKPDILIIVGDRYELLPIASAANIARIPIAHVSGGELTEGAIDDQIRHALTKLSNVHFTAMEEYSNRVVQMGEQPSTVFTVGEIGLDNLLSMNLLGRDEFEDSIDCQLKKKNLLFTYHPVTSNSIEETLADFEEILSALDCQEDTLIIFTKSNADVGGRAINQLIDEYCAQNTDKAIVFSSLGQLRYLSALQFVDAVIGNSSSGIWEVPSFKTATINIGDRQKGRVIADSTINIDASTDELLLALDKVYSDDFIRLLPNVINPYGDGNSSGKVIEIIKSLDLKGLTRKSFYDTDK; this is encoded by the coding sequence ATAAAAAAGATTTGTGTGGTCACGGGAACTCGAGCTGAATACGGAGCGCTAAGATGTTTACTCCGTAGAATTCAGTTAGATTCTGATTTAGAGCTCCAGCTAATATCGACTGGAAGCCATTTGTCGCATGAATTTGGTTATACCCAGAATCAAATTGAAGCGGATGGTTTTGAAGTATCAAAAAAGATTGAGATATTACTGTCTTCAGATTCCCCTGTTGGTGTTAGTAAGGCTATGGGGTTAGCTCAAATTAGCTTCGCAGAAGCATTTGATGAACTCAAACCTGATATTTTGATTATTGTTGGTGATCGTTATGAATTACTTCCGATAGCGTCTGCAGCTAATATTGCACGGATACCCATAGCTCATGTCAGTGGAGGTGAGTTAACCGAAGGTGCGATTGACGATCAAATTCGTCATGCTTTGACTAAGCTCTCAAATGTTCACTTCACTGCAATGGAAGAATATTCAAATCGCGTTGTTCAAATGGGAGAGCAACCTAGTACAGTTTTCACTGTAGGAGAGATCGGTTTAGATAACCTCCTAAGTATGAACTTGTTAGGGAGAGACGAGTTTGAAGATTCTATTGACTGTCAGTTGAAGAAGAAAAACTTACTTTTTACTTACCATCCAGTAACTTCAAACTCAATTGAAGAGACTCTGGCTGACTTTGAAGAGATATTGTCAGCACTCGATTGCCAAGAAGATACACTTATTATATTTACGAAATCGAATGCAGATGTAGGCGGAAGAGCGATAAATCAATTAATTGATGAATACTGCGCTCAGAATACAGATAAAGCCATCGTTTTTTCTTCTCTTGGACAGCTTCGTTATTTATCGGCCTTACAATTTGTTGATGCGGTGATTGGGAACTCTTCGAGTGGAATTTGGGAAGTTCCTTCTTTTAAAACAGCGACGATTAATATCGGTGATAGGCAGAAAGGTCGTGTCATTGCTGATAGCACGATTAATATTGATGCGAGTACCGATGAGCTCTTACTTGCCTTAGACAAAGTATACTCGGATGATTTTATTCGATTATTGCCTAATGTTATTAACCCATATGGTGATGGAAATAGCTCTGGTAAGGTCATCGAGATTATCAAATCGTTAGATTTGAAAGGGCTGACTCGAAAATCGTTTTATGATACAGATAAATAA
- the waaA gene encoding lipid IV(A) 3-deoxy-D-manno-octulosonic acid transferase: MLIRTLYTLFLTLVSPVLLFGLYRSKPNKPKFGNRWKEHFGIIQKLKSNDRPIWIHAVSVGECIAATPLIKALKNENPTQPILVTTTTSTGAEQISKLGSLVEHRYMPIDFAFAVRSFLKATQPCKMLIIETELWPNTLYEVNKFGIPVTIVNARLSQKSRDNYAKFKPIFNIIEPCLTQVLCQHKTDAEHFQSLGVPQDKLKITGSIKFDIEISPQSKRLGTKLRQRLGCERPIWIAASTHKGEDVLALNAHKHILEHIPNALLVLVPRHPERFNDVFYLCANEGFKTTRRTSKIPIEESVQVFLGDTIGEMLTFLGASDVCFMGGSLIGNEVGGHNVLEPAALGIPTITGPSYYNFSFIVESLIDIGAIQVSTPQSLGSDISRLLLEHEERYKQSRKLLKFMTENSGSLDKTTTLVNEY, translated from the coding sequence ATGTTAATTCGCACGCTTTACACTCTATTTCTCACTTTAGTTTCCCCTGTACTATTATTTGGGCTCTATAGAAGCAAGCCAAACAAGCCAAAATTTGGAAATCGTTGGAAAGAACATTTTGGGATAATCCAGAAACTAAAATCAAATGATCGCCCGATCTGGATTCACGCAGTATCAGTAGGTGAGTGCATCGCCGCTACCCCATTAATTAAAGCATTGAAAAATGAAAATCCGACACAACCTATTTTAGTTACAACAACAACAAGTACCGGCGCGGAACAAATTTCAAAGCTTGGTTCTTTGGTCGAACATCGCTACATGCCGATAGATTTTGCCTTTGCTGTTCGATCTTTTTTAAAAGCAACTCAGCCTTGTAAGATGTTGATAATAGAGACTGAACTTTGGCCAAATACACTTTATGAAGTAAACAAGTTTGGTATCCCTGTTACCATTGTAAATGCTAGGTTATCCCAAAAATCTCGTGACAATTACGCCAAATTCAAACCAATTTTTAACATCATCGAGCCATGTTTGACTCAAGTACTATGCCAACATAAAACTGATGCTGAACACTTCCAGTCTTTAGGTGTACCTCAAGATAAGTTAAAAATCACTGGCTCGATCAAATTTGATATTGAAATATCACCTCAATCCAAACGACTAGGCACTAAACTACGTCAACGCCTCGGATGCGAACGTCCTATTTGGATTGCAGCAAGCACACACAAAGGCGAAGATGTTCTAGCCTTGAATGCGCACAAACATATTTTAGAGCATATTCCTAACGCATTACTTGTATTAGTTCCCCGACATCCTGAAAGATTTAATGATGTATTTTATCTATGTGCTAATGAAGGATTTAAAACCACTAGGCGTACATCAAAAATACCGATTGAAGAAAGTGTCCAAGTATTCCTCGGGGATACAATAGGTGAAATGCTAACTTTTCTAGGCGCTAGCGACGTGTGCTTCATGGGTGGCAGTTTAATAGGAAATGAAGTCGGAGGACATAATGTTCTGGAGCCAGCAGCTTTAGGTATCCCTACTATCACAGGACCAAGCTACTATAACTTTTCATTTATTGTTGAAAGCCTAATTGATATTGGAGCAATCCAAGTATCAACCCCTCAGAGCTTGGGAAGTGATATATCTAGATTGCTCTTAGAGCATGAGGAACGCTACAAGCAATCAAGAAAGCTTCTTAAGTTTATGACCGAAAATAGCGGTTCTTTAGATAAAACAACCACATTAGTTAATGAGTATTAG
- a CDS encoding UDP-N-acetylglucosamine 4,6-dehydratase, whose amino-acid sequence MNAILPLIGRTESLFPKDISSNESELSRIVSESRFLVLGGAGSIGQSVTKEIFKRNPKKLHVVDISENNMVELVRDIRSSFGYIDGDFQTFALDIGSLEYDAFIKADGKFDYVLNLSALKHVRSEKDPYTLMRMIDVNVFNTDKTIQQSIDAGAKKYFCVSTDKAANPVNMMGASKRIMEMFLMRKSEQMAISTARFANVAFSDGSLLHGFNQRIQKRQPIVAPNDIKRYFVTPQESGELCLMSCIFGENRDIFFPKLSEALHLISFADIAVKYLEQLGYEPHLCETEEEARQLAHTLPEQGKWPCLFTASDTTGEKDFEEFFTDKEKLDMSRFANLGIIKNDPLYDQELLTLFEGSILAMKGERAWTKEQIVKLFFTMIPDFGHKETGKYLDSKM is encoded by the coding sequence ATGAATGCCATTCTCCCCCTTATCGGTCGTACCGAATCCCTTTTTCCTAAAGATATCTCTAGTAATGAATCTGAGTTATCACGAATCGTTTCTGAATCTCGCTTCCTTGTGCTTGGCGGTGCAGGTTCAATTGGCCAATCTGTAACCAAAGAAATTTTCAAACGTAACCCGAAGAAGCTGCATGTTGTTGATATTAGCGAAAACAACATGGTGGAGCTGGTTCGAGATATCCGTAGCTCATTTGGCTACATCGATGGTGATTTCCAAACATTTGCCTTAGATATTGGTTCTCTAGAGTATGACGCGTTTATCAAAGCAGATGGCAAGTTTGATTATGTGTTGAACCTATCAGCACTTAAGCATGTTAGAAGCGAGAAAGATCCTTATACATTGATGCGAATGATCGATGTAAACGTATTTAATACAGATAAAACCATTCAACAATCTATTGATGCTGGCGCTAAGAAGTATTTCTGTGTATCAACAGACAAAGCAGCGAACCCAGTCAATATGATGGGCGCATCAAAGCGTATTATGGAGATGTTCCTAATGCGTAAAAGCGAGCAGATGGCTATCTCAACAGCGCGCTTTGCCAATGTTGCATTTTCGGATGGTTCATTGTTGCATGGTTTCAACCAGCGTATTCAAAAGCGCCAACCTATCGTAGCTCCAAATGATATCAAGCGTTACTTCGTAACTCCTCAAGAGTCAGGTGAGCTATGTCTAATGTCGTGTATCTTTGGTGAAAATCGTGACATTTTCTTTCCTAAGTTGAGTGAAGCACTTCATCTCATTTCGTTTGCTGATATTGCCGTGAAATATTTAGAGCAACTTGGCTATGAGCCTCACTTGTGTGAAACAGAAGAAGAAGCTCGACAATTGGCTCATACACTTCCTGAACAAGGAAAGTGGCCATGTTTGTTCACTGCGAGTGATACAACGGGTGAGAAAGACTTTGAAGAGTTTTTTACGGATAAAGAAAAGTTGGACATGTCTCGATTTGCAAATCTTGGAATCATTAAAAACGACCCACTTTATGACCAAGAATTACTAACCTTATTCGAAGGCAGCATTTTAGCGATGAAAGGCGAGCGAGCTTGGACCAAGGAGCAAATTGTAAAACTCTTCTTTACCATGATCCCTGATTTCGGGCACAAAGAAACGGGTAAATACCTCGATAGTAAGATGTAA
- a CDS encoding LegC family aminotransferase: protein MKATSIVEFVRDTYKTNEFIPLHAPTFNGNEKAYVMETIESTFVSSVGKFVDDFERKIEAYTGAVKAVATVNGTAALHAALYMADVQRGDLVITQALTFVATCNALYHMGAEPIFVDVSPVSLGLCPKAVDAFLSEHAEVTKTGCIHKNTGKRIKAVVPMHTFGHPVELDELVAVCLKWNLVLVEDAAESLGSFYKGKHTGTIGDVSAVSFNGNKIITTGGGGMVLCKTQELGARTKHVTTTAKVPHPYEFFHDEPGFNYRMPNLNAALGCAQIEVIEHYLIQKRSLANQYISLFEGTDIKFVVEPKYAKSNYWLNAIICPDVELREHILQETNAAGVMTRPIWKLMHRLPMFENAMCGDLTQSEFIEAHLVNLPSTPILRAE, encoded by the coding sequence ATGAAAGCGACATCTATTGTTGAATTTGTTAGAGATACTTATAAAACTAATGAATTCATTCCGTTGCACGCACCAACGTTTAATGGCAACGAAAAAGCCTATGTTATGGAAACGATTGAAAGTACTTTTGTTTCTAGCGTGGGCAAATTTGTTGATGACTTTGAGCGAAAGATTGAAGCATATACAGGTGCAGTTAAAGCGGTAGCGACAGTCAATGGTACTGCAGCACTACATGCGGCCTTGTACATGGCTGATGTTCAACGAGGAGACCTTGTTATTACACAAGCTCTGACTTTCGTTGCAACTTGTAACGCTCTTTATCATATGGGTGCCGAGCCTATTTTTGTGGATGTTTCGCCAGTAAGCTTGGGTCTATGCCCCAAAGCCGTGGATGCATTCTTAAGTGAGCATGCTGAAGTAACCAAGACGGGGTGTATTCACAAGAATACAGGCAAACGAATTAAAGCGGTTGTCCCTATGCATACCTTTGGTCACCCTGTAGAGCTCGATGAGCTGGTCGCAGTTTGCCTGAAATGGAATCTTGTTCTAGTGGAAGATGCAGCAGAAAGCCTAGGTTCTTTCTACAAAGGTAAGCACACCGGTACTATTGGTGATGTTAGTGCAGTCAGCTTCAATGGCAACAAAATCATTACCACTGGTGGTGGCGGTATGGTTCTATGTAAAACTCAAGAATTAGGAGCACGAACCAAGCATGTCACTACGACAGCGAAAGTGCCTCATCCTTATGAATTTTTCCATGATGAGCCAGGTTTTAACTACCGCATGCCAAATCTGAATGCTGCGCTTGGTTGTGCGCAAATAGAAGTGATTGAGCACTACCTTATTCAAAAACGCAGTCTTGCTAATCAATATATAAGTCTATTTGAAGGGACTGACATTAAGTTTGTTGTCGAACCCAAGTACGCTAAATCCAACTATTGGTTGAATGCCATTATTTGTCCTGATGTTGAACTTCGTGAACATATACTGCAGGAGACGAATGCTGCCGGTGTCATGACTCGCCCAATCTGGAAGTTAATGCATCGTTTACCAATGTTTGAAAATGCCATGTGTGGTGATCTAACTCAATCTGAGTTTATTGAAGCGCATTTGGTTAATTTACCTAGTACTCCAATTCTTAGAGCTGAATGA
- the neuB gene encoding N-acetylneuraminate synthase produces the protein MTNKTFIIAEAGVNHNGDIQLAKRLIDVAAEAGVDAVKFQTWKTELLVTEDAKMAEYQIENTQVEESQFQMLKRLELSYDDFFELKDYCDNKAITFMSTPDEEQSATFLDGLQDVFKIGSGELTNIPFLRHIAQFKKPVILSTGMSYLAEVEQALSVLVEGGLLLSEITVLHATTDYPTAPEDVNLKAMKTLEQAFPGIQVGYSDHTLGIEVPVAAVALGASIIEKHFTLDQNMSGPDHKASLSPEQLTAMVRAIRNVDVALGHGFKIPTVIEKENRKIVRKSIVAAVDIMEGTAITEDMLSIMRPGGGLAPSRWNEVIGTPARKSYKVGELI, from the coding sequence ATGACAAACAAGACTTTTATTATCGCAGAAGCCGGTGTTAACCATAATGGCGATATTCAATTGGCAAAACGGTTGATTGACGTAGCAGCTGAAGCTGGAGTTGATGCTGTTAAATTTCAAACTTGGAAAACCGAGCTGCTCGTTACAGAAGATGCAAAAATGGCAGAGTATCAAATTGAGAATACTCAAGTCGAGGAATCTCAATTTCAAATGCTAAAGCGCCTTGAGCTTAGCTATGATGATTTCTTTGAGCTAAAAGACTACTGTGATAATAAAGCAATTACATTCATGTCGACTCCAGATGAAGAGCAAAGCGCAACCTTTTTAGATGGCTTGCAAGATGTTTTCAAAATTGGTTCTGGAGAGTTAACAAACATTCCTTTTCTTCGCCATATTGCACAATTTAAAAAGCCAGTCATTCTTTCTACTGGAATGAGCTATCTAGCAGAAGTAGAGCAAGCCCTAAGTGTTTTAGTTGAAGGAGGGTTATTGCTATCTGAAATTACAGTTTTACATGCGACTACCGATTACCCGACGGCACCCGAAGATGTAAACTTGAAAGCGATGAAGACATTAGAACAGGCTTTTCCAGGTATCCAAGTCGGTTATTCAGATCATACGTTGGGAATTGAAGTACCTGTGGCTGCAGTTGCGCTAGGCGCATCTATCATTGAAAAGCACTTTACGCTTGATCAGAACATGTCCGGCCCGGATCATAAAGCAAGCCTTAGTCCTGAACAGCTAACAGCTATGGTTCGAGCGATACGAAATGTTGATGTCGCTTTGGGGCATGGTTTTAAGATACCTACTGTGATCGAGAAAGAAAATCGAAAGATAGTAAGGAAGAGCATTGTAGCCGCTGTTGATATTATGGAAGGAACAGCAATTACTGAAGACATGCTCTCTATCATGAGGCCAGGTGGCGGTTTAGCGCCTAGCCGTTGGAATGAAGTGATTGGTACTCCAGCTCGCAAGTCATATAAAGTTGGAGAACTTATATGA